From one Halothece sp. PCC 7418 genomic stretch:
- the murI gene encoding glutamate racemase yields the protein MNLLQGINLFHHQPSQSPIRPQHPIGVFDSGLGGLTVLRELYRQLPQESLLYFADTARLPYGSRSHEEIVQFCREILHWMTAQGVKMVIMACNTSSALALETVRSEFNIPILGVILPGARAAVSVGRRIGVIATPATATSNAYRQAILEVDHRAKVWQVSCPEFVPLIEQNRLNDPYVREVAQTYLAPLQEKQIDTLIYGCTHYPYLAPVLGEILPSNVQFIDPAQHVVTATEQELELMGLTNLDAPVPTRFCVSGDPDQFADRARHWLGCTPLVEQIQLPTLAHSYREMSISLE from the coding sequence ATGAATCTGTTACAGGGAATTAATTTGTTTCATCATCAACCTTCCCAATCGCCCATCAGACCTCAACACCCCATTGGTGTCTTTGACAGTGGCTTAGGAGGACTAACCGTTTTACGAGAACTTTATCGACAACTGCCCCAAGAATCCCTCCTCTACTTTGCTGATACAGCCCGTCTCCCCTATGGCAGTCGCTCCCACGAGGAAATTGTGCAATTCTGCCGAGAAATTCTGCATTGGATGACCGCTCAAGGGGTGAAGATGGTCATTATGGCCTGTAATACCTCCTCCGCCCTCGCCTTAGAAACCGTCCGTTCAGAATTTAATATTCCCATCCTTGGGGTCATTCTTCCTGGGGCCCGGGCTGCTGTTAGTGTCGGGAGGCGTATCGGTGTCATTGCTACCCCAGCGACAGCAACCAGTAACGCTTATCGACAAGCTATTTTAGAAGTCGATCATAGGGCGAAAGTTTGGCAAGTCAGTTGTCCAGAATTTGTCCCTCTTATCGAACAAAACCGCCTCAATGATCCCTATGTCCGAGAAGTGGCTCAAACCTATTTAGCCCCCCTCCAAGAAAAACAAATTGACACCCTCATCTATGGCTGTACGCACTATCCCTATCTTGCGCCTGTTTTAGGAGAGATTTTACCGAGTAACGTTCAATTCATTGATCCCGCTCAGCACGTGGTTACTGCAACCGAACAAGAACTAGAATTGATGGGCTTAACAAATCTCGATGCACCCGTCCCCACTCGTTTTTGTGTCAGTGGTGACCCCGATCAATTTGCTGATCGCGCTCGCCATTGGCTCGGTTGCACCCCCCTTGTGGAACAGATCCAACTCCCTACTCTTGCCCATAGTTATCGAGAAATGTCCATTTCTTTAGAATAG
- a CDS encoding mechanosensitive ion channel domain-containing protein, protein MDAIPFKLIGQIILVIVASLGVTILLKRFLRNKLLPKIGISLGTREAVSIVISYSTGAFVFISILQASGINLSSFTVLAGGIGIGIGFGLQEVAKNFTSGLTLLFEQKIKAGDFVEWNGMTGYIDEVSLRSTVIRTIIGRYIIVPNRFLVENQVINWTYQKTKGWAMVEVSVAHESDTVLVVEILLDSAYMEETVSYEKPASVYFTGFGDNSLNFQLWVWVEEVDKKHITESSLRFIIEYNLRQYGIKLATPRLGVWYPSSFPTDLTNAHPQAPSSHGGVQMTPDQETRENSPLEIKEEETHPTEFPHLSKTVTPSRPLVLRDLLRKVSYFQNCSEIELKKLIEIGYRKGIKAGDILYREGDPGDIFYIILSGSVEYYVEKLNQVPTVLNPGEFVGELSLMLGLRRTVTVRAREETTLFAINKEGFETLLKEQPHLYELIVVELGRAQEELSQQQQQLRELGLLNYQELDKNPVAWVQRQLEKLFNR, encoded by the coding sequence ATGGATGCGATTCCTTTTAAGCTCATTGGACAAATTATTTTAGTTATTGTCGCTAGTTTAGGAGTTACGATTCTCCTGAAGCGATTTTTGCGAAATAAGTTATTACCCAAAATTGGAATTTCTTTAGGCACACGAGAAGCGGTTTCAATTGTTATTAGTTATAGCACGGGAGCATTTGTTTTTATCAGTATTTTGCAGGCAAGTGGGATTAACCTCTCTTCCTTTACTGTTTTAGCGGGTGGGATTGGAATCGGAATTGGCTTTGGTTTACAAGAAGTCGCGAAAAATTTTACTAGTGGCTTAACGTTACTTTTTGAACAAAAAATTAAAGCGGGTGATTTTGTGGAATGGAATGGCATGACAGGATATATTGACGAAGTGTCTCTCCGTTCAACGGTCATTCGGACAATTATTGGTCGCTATATTATTGTTCCCAATCGCTTTTTAGTGGAAAATCAAGTCATTAATTGGACCTATCAAAAAACAAAAGGTTGGGCAATGGTAGAAGTGAGTGTTGCCCATGAAAGTGATACGGTTTTGGTTGTGGAAATTTTATTAGATTCCGCTTATATGGAAGAAACGGTTTCTTATGAAAAACCAGCCTCGGTTTATTTTACAGGCTTTGGAGATAATTCTCTGAATTTCCAACTTTGGGTCTGGGTGGAAGAAGTTGATAAAAAGCACATTACAGAAAGCTCTTTACGGTTTATTATTGAATACAATTTACGACAATATGGGATTAAATTAGCAACCCCTCGTCTGGGGGTTTGGTATCCGAGTAGCTTTCCGACAGATTTGACCAACGCTCATCCACAGGCTCCGTCGTCTCACGGCGGAGTACAGATGACTCCCGACCAAGAAACTAGAGAAAATAGTCCTCTTGAAATCAAAGAAGAAGAAACCCATCCCACTGAGTTTCCTCATCTTTCTAAAACAGTTACTCCTTCTCGTCCTTTAGTTTTACGGGACTTATTACGGAAAGTAAGTTATTTTCAAAACTGTTCTGAGATCGAATTGAAAAAACTGATTGAAATTGGTTATCGCAAAGGAATTAAAGCGGGAGACATTCTGTATCGGGAAGGAGATCCAGGCGATATTTTTTATATTATCTTATCAGGTTCTGTTGAATATTATGTGGAAAAATTAAATCAAGTACCCACTGTTCTTAATCCTGGAGAATTCGTTGGTGAGCTTTCTTTAATGCTGGGATTAAGGCGAACCGTAACCGTGAGAGCGAGGGAAGAAACGACACTTTTTGCTATTAATAAAGAAGGGTTTGAAACTTTACTCAAAGAGCAACCCCATCTTTATGAGTTGATTGTTGTAGAGTTAGGAAGAGCGCAAGAAGAATTATCCCAACAGCAACAACAGTTACGAGAGTTAGGATTATTAAACTATCAGGAATTAGATAAAAACCCAGTGGCTTGGGTACAACGTCAGTTAGAAAAGTTATTTAATCGTTAA
- a CDS encoding fatty acid desaturase, protein MTNTISKTTNDTPQQILNSEIRLRDIVKTIPKECFQKNPRRAWSSALMSVVAAAVGYGAILYSPWFLLPLAWILTGTALTGWFVIAHDCGHRSFAKKPWVNDVVGHLFLLPLIYPFHSWRVLHNIHHQHTNKLMVDNAWHPWLIEEYEEAPKLLRLITSLIYGRFWWLGSIMHWARYHFNPSLVVPREQKKMQLSIAITAGFALIFFPTLFLTTGIWGVIKFWLMPWLVYHFWMSTFTLVHHTDTDIQFRPESTWNEVEAQLSGTVHCTYPRWVEFLCHDINVHIPHHLSVAIPSYNLRLAHKSLTENWGDYLKERQFSWGMMKEIVDQCHLYDPEVAYVSYDTHQQRKGKGRV, encoded by the coding sequence ATGACCAACACGATATCGAAAACAACAAACGATACGCCACAGCAAATCTTAAATTCTGAAATCCGACTGCGAGACATCGTAAAAACCATTCCCAAAGAGTGCTTTCAAAAAAATCCTCGTCGCGCCTGGTCATCTGCTTTGATGAGTGTTGTTGCAGCAGCAGTGGGCTATGGAGCAATTTTGTATTCTCCTTGGTTTCTCCTTCCTCTCGCCTGGATCTTGACGGGAACTGCTTTAACGGGGTGGTTTGTCATTGCTCATGACTGTGGACATCGTTCTTTTGCCAAAAAACCTTGGGTTAATGATGTCGTGGGTCATCTTTTCTTACTTCCTCTAATTTACCCTTTCCATAGCTGGCGCGTCCTCCACAACATCCATCATCAACACACTAATAAACTGATGGTAGATAATGCGTGGCATCCTTGGTTGATTGAAGAATATGAAGAAGCACCGAAATTACTACGCTTGATCACCAGCCTCATTTATGGTCGTTTCTGGTGGTTAGGTTCAATCATGCACTGGGCACGTTACCACTTTAATCCTTCTCTTGTTGTTCCTCGCGAACAGAAGAAAATGCAATTATCTATCGCCATTACCGCAGGTTTTGCCCTAATTTTCTTTCCCACTTTGTTTTTAACCACTGGTATTTGGGGGGTAATTAAGTTTTGGTTAATGCCTTGGCTGGTTTATCACTTCTGGATGAGTACCTTTACCTTAGTACACCATACCGATACAGATATTCAATTTCGCCCTGAAAGCACTTGGAATGAAGTGGAAGCTCAATTAAGTGGAACAGTTCATTGTACTTATCCCCGTTGGGTGGAGTTCCTCTGTCATGATATCAACGTCCATATTCCCCATCATCTTTCTGTTGCTATTCCCTCTTATAATCTCCGTCTCGCTCACAAAAGTTTGACAGAAAATTGGGGAGATTACTTAAAAGAACGACAATTTTCTTGGGGAATGATGAAAGAGATTGTGGATCAATGTCATCTTTATGATCCAGAGGTGGCTTATGTTTCTTATGATACCCATCAACAACGCAAGGGGAAAGGAAGGGTTTAA
- a CDS encoding PP2C family protein-serine/threonine phosphatase, whose amino-acid sequence MTALPARDPSSENNGFEAKLAQPETPVSTLKELVANLRREQNKVQNLLSSLGFALRSFNNLNQFLEIIPLMAARVSDADGSAILLYKGEGKVSVEQVHCQGGLACKDIRYRLLQVTRTLGKNITEAGGGTTTLDQKIAKALPEDIQLFGTPILVQGKERGKVYIFTRDRAYDWTLSRQKLVQLVADQAAVAIANNDLAVEVRQKEKLDRELEVATDIQCHLFPRKYPKIKGLDIAAACRTANRVGGDYYDFIPANYDQPQSESEAEDQTGSTVPWSIVIGDVMGKGVPAGLIMTMTRGMLRAEVLNHHSPAQILEHLNRVMYDDLESSHRFVTLFYSQYDPKTRCLSYSNAAHNPPLWWQAKTNTVHRLDTLGMLVGLDTDSQYEEASVQLDIGDTVLYYTDGFTDAVNAKGQRFEEENLIRSFHDAAAQHYSPEAIVEHLFASVQAFIGEKKRSIDDMTLVVMQVKDEGV is encoded by the coding sequence ATGACTGCTTTACCTGCGCGAGATCCTTCTTCAGAAAATAATGGCTTTGAAGCCAAACTAGCCCAGCCAGAAACCCCTGTTTCAACACTAAAAGAATTAGTGGCAAATTTGAGACGTGAACAAAATAAAGTTCAAAATCTTTTGAGTTCTCTGGGATTTGCACTTCGCAGTTTTAATAATCTCAATCAATTTTTAGAAATTATTCCCTTAATGGCAGCCCGGGTTTCTGATGCAGATGGCAGTGCAATTTTATTGTATAAAGGAGAAGGAAAAGTAAGCGTTGAACAAGTCCATTGTCAAGGGGGATTAGCTTGTAAAGACATTCGTTATCGCCTCTTGCAAGTAACACGCACCCTAGGGAAAAACATCACCGAAGCGGGGGGTGGAACGACGACTTTAGACCAAAAAATTGCAAAGGCGTTACCTGAAGATATTCAGTTATTTGGCACACCGATTTTAGTCCAAGGAAAAGAACGAGGTAAAGTTTATATTTTTACGCGCGATCGCGCTTATGATTGGACATTAAGCCGTCAAAAATTAGTACAATTGGTTGCGGATCAAGCAGCCGTTGCTATTGCCAATAATGATCTCGCGGTAGAAGTCCGACAAAAAGAAAAGCTCGATCGCGAGTTAGAAGTTGCCACAGACATTCAATGCCATCTCTTCCCCCGCAAATATCCCAAAATTAAAGGACTCGACATTGCTGCAGCTTGTCGTACCGCCAACCGAGTGGGCGGAGACTATTACGATTTTATCCCCGCCAACTACGACCAACCGCAAAGCGAAAGTGAAGCAGAAGACCAGACAGGAAGCACTGTTCCTTGGAGTATTGTCATTGGCGATGTCATGGGTAAAGGCGTTCCCGCAGGACTAATCATGACCATGACTAGGGGAATGTTACGGGCAGAAGTGCTCAACCATCACTCTCCAGCCCAAATTCTAGAACACCTGAATCGCGTCATGTACGACGACTTAGAAAGTTCCCATCGCTTTGTCACCCTGTTTTACTCCCAATATGACCCTAAAACCCGCTGCTTATCTTATAGTAACGCTGCCCATAATCCCCCCCTTTGGTGGCAAGCAAAAACCAACACCGTCCATCGTTTAGATACCCTCGGAATGTTAGTGGGATTAGATACTGACTCCCAATATGAAGAAGCCAGTGTTCAACTCGACATTGGAGATACGGTTCTCTACTACACTGATGGCTTTACCGATGCGGTCAATGCGAAAGGACAACGGTTTGAAGAAGAAAACTTAATTCGATCCTTCCATGATGCTGCTGCCCAGCACTATAGCCCAGAAGCGATTGTTGAGCATCTCTTTGCGAGTGTACAAGCCTTTATTGGTGAGAAAAAACGCTCGATCGACGATATGACGCTTGTGGTTATGCAGGTCAAAGATGAAGGGGTTTAA
- a CDS encoding cytochrome c biogenesis protein CcdA yields the protein MLETIELFFYQLQQFADQLVSQQLNHLSPVSVGLIFLAGLLTSLTPCMLSMLPITVGYIGSSDTEGRADALWKSSWFALGLATTLAGLGIFAAAFGQVYGQIGVGLPIFVSAIAILMGLNLLEIVPLRFPSLGGTDWIKEDFPPSVRSYLLGLTFGLVASPCSTPVLASLLAWVASSQDLVLGAGLLLSYTGGYVMPLVIAGTFTASIKKFLEFRRWGNWITPISGALLLGFGVFSLLLRLPIGRF from the coding sequence ATGCTCGAAACGATCGAACTGTTTTTCTATCAACTGCAACAATTTGCGGATCAACTGGTTTCTCAACAATTAAATCATTTGAGTCCAGTCAGTGTGGGTCTGATTTTTTTGGCGGGATTACTCACCAGTCTGACCCCTTGTATGCTCTCCATGTTACCGATTACAGTTGGTTATATTGGCAGTTCTGATACAGAAGGACGCGCTGATGCGTTGTGGAAGTCAAGTTGGTTTGCCTTGGGGTTAGCCACCACTTTAGCAGGTTTAGGAATTTTTGCAGCAGCGTTTGGACAAGTGTATGGACAAATTGGAGTGGGTTTACCCATTTTCGTCAGCGCGATCGCGATTTTAATGGGCTTAAACCTATTAGAAATTGTCCCCTTGCGTTTTCCCTCTCTCGGAGGGACAGACTGGATTAAAGAGGATTTTCCCCCGTCTGTTCGGTCTTATTTACTGGGTTTAACCTTTGGCTTAGTTGCCTCTCCCTGTAGCACACCCGTTCTTGCTAGCCTATTAGCTTGGGTGGCAAGTAGTCAAGACTTAGTGCTGGGGGCAGGGTTATTGTTATCCTATACAGGAGGCTATGTCATGCCCCTCGTCATTGCTGGAACGTTTACCGCTTCTATTAAAAAGTTCCTCGAATTTCGCCGTTGGGGAAACTGGATCACCCCCATTAGTGGCGCACTTCTCCTTGGGTTTGGTGTATTTTCTTTATTACTCCGTTTACCGATTGGTCGCTTTTAA
- a CDS encoding cytochrome c biogenesis protein, which produces MTHQQPKLGLSGLTQAGRKLINLLADLRLAIILLLAIALFSISGTIIEQGQSVSFYQNNYPESPAVLGFLSWKVIVAVGLDHVYTTWWFVSILVLFGSSLTACTFTRQLPTLKLARRWQYYKRPSQFEKLALSTQLQNKTLDQIIPELEKHRYQVFQDGNQLYARKGLIGRIGPIVVHASMLIILLGAIWGAFTGFMAQEMVASGETFQVKNIFEAGKLAQAQIPQDWAVRVNEFWIDYTTEGEIDQFYSDLSVVDLEGNELKQETIHVNKPLRYDGVTFYQTDWGISGIKVQINNSPIFKLPMAKLNQEGEGNLWGTWVPIKPDLSEGVSLLTRDLKGTLLVYDTAGKLAGVVRPGMGVEVEGITLKVKELIGSTGLQIKADPGIPIVYTGFGLLMVGVVMSYVSHSQIWALQTDHSVYLGGKTNRAQVGFEREFLELLDGLEKTEPELSVSSP; this is translated from the coding sequence ATGACTCATCAACAACCAAAACTTGGACTGTCTGGGCTGACACAAGCAGGACGCAAACTGATTAATCTCTTAGCTGATTTACGCCTTGCCATTATTTTACTGCTCGCGATCGCGCTGTTTAGTATTTCTGGCACTATCATCGAACAAGGACAATCGGTTTCTTTTTATCAAAATAACTATCCTGAATCACCCGCCGTCTTGGGCTTTCTATCTTGGAAAGTCATTGTCGCTGTCGGGTTAGACCATGTTTATACAACTTGGTGGTTTGTCAGCATCCTTGTCCTGTTTGGCAGCAGTTTAACCGCTTGTACCTTTACCCGCCAACTGCCCACCTTAAAATTAGCAAGACGTTGGCAATATTATAAACGCCCGAGTCAATTTGAAAAACTCGCTTTAAGCACGCAATTACAAAACAAGACCCTCGATCAAATCATTCCTGAATTGGAAAAACATCGCTACCAAGTTTTTCAAGACGGAAACCAACTTTACGCCCGTAAAGGACTCATAGGACGCATTGGTCCCATTGTCGTTCATGCCAGTATGTTAATTATCCTCCTTGGGGCAATTTGGGGCGCATTTACTGGCTTTATGGCGCAAGAAATGGTCGCCAGTGGTGAAACCTTTCAAGTTAAAAATATTTTTGAAGCAGGGAAACTTGCACAAGCTCAAATTCCCCAAGATTGGGCGGTGCGGGTCAATGAGTTCTGGATTGACTATACGACGGAAGGAGAAATTGATCAGTTTTATTCAGACTTATCAGTGGTCGATCTCGAAGGAAATGAACTGAAACAAGAAACGATTCACGTCAATAAACCCCTCCGCTACGACGGTGTCACCTTTTATCAAACAGACTGGGGAATTTCTGGGATCAAAGTCCAAATTAATAATAGTCCCATCTTTAAACTCCCCATGGCGAAACTGAATCAAGAAGGAGAAGGGAATTTATGGGGAACATGGGTTCCGATCAAACCTGATTTAAGTGAAGGAGTTTCTCTGCTTACTCGCGACTTAAAAGGAACACTTCTTGTCTATGATACGGCGGGAAAATTAGCAGGAGTGGTTCGTCCAGGAATGGGCGTTGAAGTAGAAGGAATCACCCTCAAAGTAAAAGAGTTAATTGGTTCGACTGGATTGCAAATCAAAGCCGATCCAGGTATTCCCATTGTTTATACAGGTTTTGGTTTACTAATGGTTGGAGTTGTGATGAGTTATGTGTCTCATTCCCAAATTTGGGCGTTACAAACCGATCATTCAGTCTATTTAGGAGGAAAAACCAATCGGGCGCAAGTAGGCTTTGAACGAGAGTTTCTAGAACTTTTAGACGGTTTAGAAAAAACAGAACCTGAACTGAGTGTGTCTTCCCCCTAA
- the proX gene encoding glycine betaine/L-proline ABC transporter substrate-binding protein ProX — protein MMKVNRKSLTTLTASAALLLGAVGCQQQAEQPTEGTTEQPGTGVEVIPAYSVLEEKFQTEIVNMALAELGYEVQDAKELEYATMHTDIANGGIQFTTVHWEKLHNDFYTNSGGDEKLERMGVFVDNVLQGYSVDKATADEYGITNLEQLKDPEIAKLFDTDGNGKANLTGCNPGWGCELVIEHHLDEYGLRDTVEHDQGQYFALMADTITRYEQGEPILYYTWTPLWVGGVLQAGTDVEWMEVPYTSLPEAQGEASEETTTAEIDGENVNLGFAVDQMRILANQEFVDQNPAAAKLFEVIQVPRPDISAQNQKMRDGEDSPEDIMTHAETWVEENQDQFDEWVSTAREAAQEQAQK, from the coding sequence ATGATGAAAGTAAATCGCAAAAGTTTAACGACTTTAACCGCAAGTGCAGCCCTTTTATTAGGAGCAGTCGGTTGTCAACAACAAGCGGAACAACCCACAGAAGGAACAACAGAACAGCCTGGAACGGGTGTTGAAGTCATCCCTGCTTATAGTGTATTGGAAGAAAAATTCCAAACTGAGATTGTCAATATGGCTTTAGCAGAATTGGGCTACGAAGTCCAAGACGCTAAAGAATTAGAATATGCTACGATGCACACCGACATCGCCAATGGTGGGATTCAATTTACTACGGTTCATTGGGAAAAATTACATAATGACTTTTACACCAATAGTGGCGGTGATGAAAAATTAGAACGGATGGGCGTTTTTGTGGATAATGTTTTACAGGGCTACTCCGTTGATAAAGCAACTGCAGACGAATATGGGATTACCAACTTAGAACAGCTTAAAGATCCAGAAATTGCTAAGTTATTTGACACCGATGGTAATGGTAAAGCGAATTTAACAGGCTGTAACCCAGGTTGGGGCTGTGAATTAGTGATTGAACATCATCTGGATGAATATGGCTTACGGGATACCGTGGAGCATGATCAGGGACAATATTTTGCACTGATGGCTGATACGATCACCCGTTACGAACAAGGAGAACCGATTTTATACTACACTTGGACTCCCTTATGGGTTGGTGGTGTATTGCAAGCGGGAACAGATGTTGAATGGATGGAAGTTCCCTATACTTCTCTCCCAGAAGCACAAGGAGAAGCGTCTGAAGAAACAACCACTGCTGAAATTGATGGGGAAAATGTTAATCTCGGATTTGCTGTCGATCAAATGCGGATTTTAGCCAATCAAGAGTTTGTGGATCAAAATCCTGCTGCAGCGAAGTTATTTGAAGTGATTCAAGTTCCCCGACCTGATATCAGTGCTCAAAACCAAAAAATGCGCGATGGAGAAGATTCTCCTGAAGATATCATGACTCATGCGGAAACTTGGGTAGAAGAAAACCAAGATCAGTTTGACGAATGGGTTTCTACGGCTCGTGAAGCAGCACAAGAACAAGCGCAGAAGTAA
- a CDS encoding alpha/beta hydrolase yields the protein MVPWLRYLIYFLEISAIAYILAGLGLLLAQRRIVFVPCKPIVATPTDYGLPYESVTIPINSEESIHGWWVPAEAENAPVLLYLHGNGGNVSSNLPRVQRYRAVGFSVFLIDYRGYGLSEGRFPSEKRVYEDAETAWRYLVEQREIDPQQLYVFGHSLGGAIALELATRQPQIPGLVVEGTFTSIRDMAVEEKGYGWLPVNWLLTQRFNSVKKVSSLQTPIFFIHGTDDRVVPAYMSERLYRAASGRKELWLVETARHNDVATVAGTAYEKRIWQFLIEEDD from the coding sequence ATGGTTCCTTGGCTCAGATATCTGATTTATTTCTTAGAAATCAGCGCGATCGCCTATATTTTGGCTGGCTTGGGTTTACTGTTGGCACAACGACGTATTGTTTTTGTCCCCTGTAAACCCATTGTCGCCACTCCCACCGATTATGGTTTACCTTACGAGTCAGTGACCATTCCCATCAATTCAGAAGAAAGCATTCATGGCTGGTGGGTTCCTGCTGAAGCCGAAAATGCACCTGTCTTACTCTATCTTCATGGTAATGGCGGAAATGTTAGCTCTAATCTTCCCCGTGTGCAACGTTACCGCGCAGTGGGGTTTTCTGTCTTTTTAATTGACTATCGGGGGTATGGGTTAAGTGAAGGGCGGTTTCCTAGTGAGAAACGGGTGTATGAAGATGCTGAAACCGCTTGGCGATATCTGGTGGAACAGAGGGAGATTGATCCCCAACAGTTGTATGTGTTTGGTCATTCTTTAGGGGGCGCGATCGCGCTGGAATTAGCCACTCGTCAACCGCAAATCCCAGGCTTAGTGGTGGAAGGAACGTTCACCTCCATCCGTGATATGGCAGTTGAGGAAAAGGGCTATGGTTGGCTTCCTGTCAACTGGCTTCTCACCCAACGGTTTAATTCTGTGAAAAAGGTTTCTTCTCTCCAAACTCCGATCTTTTTCATTCATGGCACAGATGATCGAGTGGTGCCTGCTTATATGAGTGAACGCCTGTATCGAGCAGCCTCTGGTCGCAAAGAATTGTGGTTAGTGGAAACGGCTCGTCATAATGATGTGGCTACGGTTGCGGGAACAGCCTATGAAAAGCGCATCTGGCAATTTTTGATCGAAGAAGATGATTAG
- the gatA gene encoding Asp-tRNA(Asn)/Glu-tRNA(Gln) amidotransferase subunit GatA yields the protein MASIRELHQQLVNKERSALEVTRETLTRIEAVDEKVHSFLHLMAQDAEASAQKVDEKIAAGESIGLLEGIPIGVKDNLCMAGVPTTCGSRILENFVPPYESTVTSKLKEAGSVLVGKTNLDEFAMGSSTENSAYTLTNNPWDLSRVPGGSSGGSAAAVAAEECVVALGSDTGGSIRQPASFCGVVGLKPTYGLVSRFGLVAFASSLDQIGPFGRTVEDTAILLGAIAGHDPADSTSLDIEIPDYTQYLTPELPKSPKLKIGVITETFGEGLSEEVKTTVQAAINQLEAIGAEVMEVSCPRFRYGLPAYYIIAPSEASSNLARYDAVRYGKRNEDAENLLSMYTKTRAEGFGAEVKRRIMVGTYTLSAGYYDAYYLKAQKVRTLIKQDFEKAFASVDLLVCPTVPTTAFKAGEKTDDPLSMYLSDLTTVPVNLAGLPALSIPCGFDSQGLPIGMQLIANVLREDQLLQTAYAYEQATDWHKQHPKLS from the coding sequence ATGGCATCAATCCGAGAGTTGCATCAACAATTGGTGAATAAGGAACGCTCTGCACTGGAGGTGACACGGGAAACGCTGACTCGGATCGAAGCAGTGGATGAAAAGGTGCATAGTTTTCTTCATCTGATGGCGCAAGATGCAGAAGCATCCGCGCAGAAAGTGGATGAAAAGATTGCTGCGGGGGAATCCATTGGTTTATTAGAGGGTATTCCCATTGGTGTGAAAGATAATCTCTGTATGGCGGGAGTGCCAACCACTTGCGGGTCTCGTATTTTAGAAAATTTTGTTCCCCCTTATGAATCAACAGTTACGAGTAAGTTAAAGGAAGCTGGATCGGTTTTAGTCGGGAAAACCAATCTCGATGAGTTTGCTATGGGCAGTTCTACGGAAAACTCGGCTTATACTCTAACGAATAATCCGTGGGATTTATCACGAGTACCAGGTGGATCGTCTGGGGGATCAGCAGCAGCCGTTGCAGCAGAAGAATGTGTTGTCGCACTCGGATCAGATACAGGTGGCTCGATTCGTCAACCTGCTTCTTTTTGTGGGGTGGTGGGCTTAAAACCCACTTATGGGTTAGTCTCTCGGTTTGGTCTGGTTGCTTTTGCCTCTTCTTTGGATCAAATTGGTCCCTTTGGGCGTACTGTGGAGGATACAGCGATTTTACTCGGCGCGATCGCGGGACATGATCCCGCCGACAGCACCAGCCTCGATATTGAAATTCCTGATTACACTCAGTATTTAACACCAGAATTGCCGAAAAGCCCGAAACTCAAAATTGGCGTGATTACAGAAACCTTTGGGGAAGGACTCTCGGAAGAAGTGAAAACGACTGTCCAAGCTGCGATTAACCAATTGGAAGCCATTGGTGCAGAAGTGATGGAAGTGTCTTGTCCCCGTTTCCGTTATGGTTTACCCGCTTATTACATTATTGCCCCTTCCGAAGCGTCTTCTAATTTAGCCCGTTATGATGCGGTGCGCTATGGAAAACGCAACGAAGATGCAGAAAACTTACTCTCGATGTACACTAAAACTCGCGCGGAAGGGTTTGGTGCAGAGGTGAAACGTCGCATTATGGTGGGGACTTATACCCTATCTGCAGGTTATTATGATGCCTATTATCTGAAAGCGCAAAAAGTACGAACGCTGATTAAACAGGATTTTGAAAAGGCGTTTGCAAGTGTTGATTTATTAGTGTGTCCCACTGTTCCCACCACGGCGTTTAAGGCTGGGGAGAAAACTGATGATCCCTTGAGTATGTATCTATCCGATTTAACAACAGTTCCCGTTAATTTAGCGGGTTTACCTGCGTTAAGTATTCCTTGTGGATTTGATTCTCAGGGCTTACCCATCGGGATGCAATTGATTGCTAATGTGTTACGAGAAGATCAATTGCTGCAAACGGCTTATGCTTATGAGCAAGCGACAGATTGGCACAAGCAGCATCCGAAACTGTCTTAA